One Fuerstiella marisgermanici DNA window includes the following coding sequences:
- a CDS encoding polymorphic toxin-type HINT domain-containing protein — MPGVFQKPHKNTEWLRRIAIVACLAIGITFSLKAMTTEVSATTGLHRSQETRQLASVAPPLTTVSIEDIQLGQRVVGRNPLREETQPPSDINPATWRAVQLSMFKGGVKYDLAFLRPLSWLESNSAKVGHSIHLEMHEMGLNGPAKVVAIDPCPQIEPDDGTSRNVVTGTMAHPGPNILYLNITGLNETLGVTDTHPIWSETRHEFVVAGKLEVGEQFKTLTGETSTLTKITPHRGPPEMVFNLEVDGEHVYSVASNGLLVHNDCVDLFRAVSPDEFDDIMRTGNFNPFPGAMEDKLFVTDLGDALRVADQPALIDAAAVVKTSVPGDVYDLLGHSNTIDTWAIDNGTVIVPSNLLDLFNSTKETVVHAF, encoded by the coding sequence ATGCCAGGAGTTTTTCAAAAGCCTCACAAGAACACTGAATGGCTACGACGCATTGCCATCGTAGCGTGCTTAGCCATTGGCATCACGTTTTCGTTAAAGGCGATGACAACCGAGGTATCTGCAACCACGGGGCTGCATCGTTCGCAGGAGACAAGGCAGCTTGCGTCGGTTGCCCCGCCCCTGACAACAGTCAGTATCGAGGACATTCAGCTTGGTCAGCGAGTGGTCGGGCGCAATCCGCTGCGTGAGGAGACTCAGCCGCCATCGGACATCAATCCGGCCACTTGGCGAGCCGTTCAATTGAGCATGTTTAAGGGGGGCGTGAAATACGATCTTGCATTCCTGCGACCGTTGTCCTGGCTTGAATCAAACAGTGCCAAAGTTGGCCATTCGATTCATCTGGAAATGCACGAAATGGGCCTCAATGGCCCAGCTAAAGTTGTCGCCATTGATCCGTGCCCGCAAATCGAACCGGACGACGGCACGAGCCGTAACGTCGTCACGGGCACGATGGCTCATCCCGGTCCCAACATTCTGTATCTGAACATCACCGGTCTCAACGAAACGCTGGGAGTCACCGACACACATCCCATCTGGAGCGAAACTCGTCACGAGTTCGTCGTCGCCGGAAAACTGGAAGTCGGAGAGCAATTCAAAACCCTCACCGGCGAAACCTCCACCCTCACAAAAATCACCCCACACCGAGGCCCACCAGAAATGGTGTTCAACCTCGAAGTGGATGGCGAGCATGTGTACTCCGTGGCAAGTAACGGATTGCTCGTGCACAATGATTGCGTTGATCTCTTTCGGGCTGTATCTCCGGATGAATTCGATGACATAATGCGAACCGGCAATTTCAATCCATTCCCCGGTGCAATGGAGGATAAGTTGTTTGTCACAGACTTAGGTGATGCATTGCGAGTTGCTGATCAACCTGCCCTGATTGACGCAGCGGCGGTCGTAAAGACCTCAGTTCCCGGTGACGTTTACGACCTGCTCGGCCATAGTAATACAATTGATACTTGGGCCATAGATAATGGCACCGTAATTGTTCCAAGCAACCTACTCGACTTGTTCAACAGCACGAAGGAAACAGTAGTTCATGCCTTCTAA
- a CDS encoding IS1380 family transposase, with translation MVTECSREKLLFEGHGRREVCAAFDGGKITSDGGGLLLREVEERFGILRSFTASFTDHRSEHSEFSVEELLRQRVMGIALGYEDLNDHEQLRHDPLLALMCGRRDITGQDRAAECSKGVPLAGKSTLNRLELTPVGATKNSRYKKIVASVSTLQDTLVDVFIRMRSKQGVPTELVLDLDATDDPVHGDQLGKFFHGYYKSYCFLPLYTFCGGWPLGAVLRPSNIDGCAGTVKELERIVPRLRAAWPNVRMIVRADGGFCRDNILAWCEKNRVDYIIGLAKNKRLVKAIGGELQQAKVQFEATGEAARVFKDFRYRTKETWSCERRVIGKAEHLRKGANSRFVVTSLSLERVDARMLYEDRYCARGDMENRIKEQQLYLFADRTSTHNMRSNQLRLLFSTMAYLLHHVLREFGLAGTEMQNAQAGTIRSKLLKIGTKIQVSVRRVVISFSESYPYQPLFERVLANLRRHRPQVMQV, from the coding sequence GTGGTGACAGAGTGTAGCAGAGAGAAGTTGTTATTCGAGGGTCACGGTCGGCGAGAAGTTTGTGCCGCGTTTGATGGTGGAAAGATCACGTCAGATGGTGGCGGGTTGTTGTTGCGGGAAGTCGAAGAGCGGTTTGGTATCCTTCGATCGTTCACGGCGAGCTTTACGGATCATCGAAGTGAGCACAGTGAGTTCTCAGTCGAAGAACTGTTGCGGCAGCGAGTCATGGGAATCGCTCTGGGCTATGAAGATCTGAACGATCACGAGCAGTTGCGACATGATCCTCTGCTGGCTCTGATGTGCGGGCGACGAGATATCACCGGACAGGATCGTGCTGCCGAATGCAGCAAAGGTGTTCCGCTGGCCGGGAAGAGCACGCTCAATCGGTTGGAACTCACGCCGGTTGGGGCGACCAAAAACAGTCGCTACAAAAAGATCGTCGCCAGTGTTTCCACACTTCAGGATACTCTGGTCGATGTTTTCATTCGCATGCGAAGCAAGCAAGGTGTGCCGACGGAACTCGTGCTTGATCTCGACGCCACGGATGATCCGGTGCACGGCGATCAGCTCGGGAAATTTTTCCACGGCTACTACAAAAGCTACTGCTTTCTGCCGTTGTATACGTTCTGCGGCGGCTGGCCGCTCGGCGCCGTGCTGCGTCCTTCAAACATTGACGGCTGTGCGGGAACGGTGAAAGAACTCGAACGCATCGTTCCCAGGCTGCGAGCCGCATGGCCGAACGTTCGGATGATCGTTCGAGCGGACGGTGGTTTTTGTCGCGACAATATTCTCGCCTGGTGCGAGAAAAACCGTGTCGATTACATCATTGGCCTGGCAAAGAACAAGCGTCTTGTGAAGGCAATCGGGGGCGAACTTCAGCAGGCGAAGGTTCAGTTTGAAGCAACGGGCGAAGCGGCTCGGGTGTTCAAAGATTTTCGGTATCGCACGAAGGAGACATGGTCATGCGAACGCCGAGTCATCGGCAAAGCCGAACATCTTCGCAAAGGAGCCAACTCGCGTTTCGTCGTCACCAGTCTTTCGCTCGAACGCGTCGACGCACGTATGCTGTACGAAGATCGTTACTGCGCGCGGGGCGACATGGAAAACCGGATCAAGGAACAGCAGCTTTATCTGTTCGCGGATCGCACGAGCACTCACAACATGCGTTCGAATCAACTGCGGTTGCTGTTCTCGACGATGGCGTATTTGCTGCACCACGTGCTGCGGGAATTCGGCCTGGCGGGGACCGAGATGCAGAACGCTCAGGCGGGCACAATTCGTTCGAAGCTGCTGAAGATCGGCACGAAGATTCAGGTGAGCGTTCGGCGCGTGGTGATCAGCTTTTCCGAATCATATCCGTACCAGCCACTGTTCGAACGAGTCCTTGCTAATCTCCGCCGCCACAGACCGCAGGTCATGCAGGTCTGA
- a CDS encoding polymorphic toxin-type HINT domain-containing protein → MKHEPDSERNKVTRLRQVVILGCLIVGCVFAMRATIPHASATSDVKTELTAEISPAVPSAADPIRLRTRNIEDIQLGQRVVGRNPLREETQPPSDINPATWRAVQLSMFKGGVKYDLAFLRRLSWIEGNAAKVGHSIHLELHEMGLNGPALVVSIDPCPEIEVDDGTGRNVVTGTMSHPAGNILYLDITGLDEPLGVTDTHPLWSETRHEFVVAGKLEVGEQFRSLTGETATLTKITPHRGSPEMVFNLEVDGEHVYSVADGGLLVHNDCIGWVNGSDLSGERILMTGSEEFGGLIGRIPDYPDVHPAYPQHAFILNGDRLYDEMNPLGTDAATWFGTFMEMNNIESATDMTYLLQFEGL, encoded by the coding sequence ATGAAACACGAACCTGATTCTGAGCGGAACAAAGTCACGCGCCTTCGTCAGGTTGTCATTCTTGGCTGTCTTATCGTCGGCTGCGTTTTCGCAATGCGGGCCACGATTCCGCATGCGTCAGCGACAAGCGATGTCAAAACGGAATTGACCGCTGAGATCTCGCCAGCCGTCCCCTCGGCTGCGGACCCAATTCGATTGCGTACGAGAAACATCGAAGACATTCAGCTTGGTCAGCGAGTGGTCGGGCGCAATCCGCTGCGTGAGGAGACTCAGCCGCCATCGGACATCAATCCGGCCACTTGGCGAGCCGTTCAATTGAGCATGTTTAAGGGGGGCGTGAAATACGATCTTGCATTCCTGCGACGGTTGTCATGGATTGAAGGCAACGCTGCCAAAGTTGGCCATTCAATTCATCTGGAACTGCACGAAATGGGCCTCAACGGTCCGGCACTGGTTGTCAGCATTGATCCGTGTCCTGAAATCGAAGTGGACGACGGAACCGGCCGCAACGTCGTTACAGGCACGATGTCTCATCCGGCGGGAAACATTTTGTACCTGGACATCACGGGGCTCGACGAACCTCTTGGCGTCACCGACACACATCCTCTCTGGAGCGAAACTCGTCACGAATTCGTCGTCGCGGGAAAGCTGGAAGTCGGAGAGCAGTTCCGAAGTCTCACCGGCGAAACCGCCACCCTCACGAAAATCACGCCCCACCGAGGATCACCAGAAATGGTGTTCAACCTCGAAGTCGACGGGGAGCATGTGTACTCAGTAGCTGATGGCGGGCTACTCGTACACAACGACTGCATTGGTTGGGTCAACGGTTCTGACCTTAGCGGCGAACGCATTTTGATGACCGGAAGCGAAGAATTCGGAGGATTGATCGGCCGCATCCCAGATTACCCAGACGTTCACCCAGCCTATCCTCAACACGCGTTCATTCTCAATGGTGACCGTCTTTACGATGAAATGAACCCACTTGGAACCGATGCGGCTACGTGGTTCGGCACTTTCATGGAGATGAACAATATTGAAAGTGCCACCGACATGACCTATCTGCTTCAGTTCGAAGGCTTATAA
- the scpB gene encoding SMC-Scp complex subunit ScpB, protein MSDELDSDIQSESMDDIELAYREAMKSLDEAEMQVGSALMELAESSDDDVDGDEKAYTSIGDVLAEDLAAEAGADRAEAICTQDSTRVSPRAVIEGALFVGGEVALTSRKLAALIGNDAEAKLAVRLIDQLNEDYANENRPYEIRLHEGGFRMELREEFANVQARVFGLGPREVRLTPDTLEVLAFVAYNQPVTKEDLTELGQRKTQTIIRQLVRLRLVEVERSGKKKSEVEYRTGDRFLRLFGLDSLDDLPQADVFSFK, encoded by the coding sequence ATGTCTGACGAATTGGATTCTGACATCCAATCTGAATCGATGGACGACATCGAACTGGCATATCGTGAAGCGATGAAGTCGCTGGACGAAGCAGAAATGCAGGTCGGTTCCGCATTGATGGAGCTGGCCGAAAGTTCAGACGACGACGTGGACGGCGACGAAAAAGCGTACACGTCAATCGGCGACGTGCTGGCCGAAGACCTCGCCGCAGAAGCCGGCGCTGATCGCGCTGAGGCGATTTGCACTCAGGATTCGACCCGCGTCTCGCCGCGAGCCGTCATTGAAGGAGCTCTGTTCGTCGGCGGTGAAGTGGCCCTCACGTCGCGCAAACTGGCGGCGTTGATCGGAAACGATGCCGAAGCCAAACTGGCCGTCCGTTTGATCGACCAGTTGAACGAAGACTACGCCAACGAAAACCGCCCGTATGAAATTCGGCTGCACGAAGGCGGATTTCGAATGGAACTGCGCGAAGAATTTGCCAACGTTCAGGCTCGCGTGTTCGGGCTGGGCCCGCGCGAAGTTCGTCTGACGCCGGATACGCTGGAGGTGCTGGCGTTTGTGGCGTACAACCAACCCGTCACGAAAGAAGACCTGACGGAACTGGGTCAGCGAAAGACTCAAACCATTATTCGGCAGCTGGTCCGATTGCGACTGGTTGAGGTTGAAAGATCGGGCAAGAAAAAGTCAGAAGTGGAGTACCGGACGGGCGACCGTTTCCTGAGGTTGTTCGGCCTGGACAGCCTGGACGACCTGCCTCAGGCAGATGTCTTCAGCTTCAAATAG
- the cysS gene encoding cysteine--tRNA ligase: MAIQFYNTLTNTTEQFTPVEADCVRMYSCGPTVYDFAHIGNFRSFLFADVIRRTLEFFGHDVHHVMNITDVGHMTDDANADGAGEDKMATAAQRVKEDKKSGKVPEGAVENPEDPFQIADYYTKAFLEDAQTLGVKVAFEPDNILKATDNIDTMQEMITQLIDSGHAYVGPDGVVYYSVESFPDYGKLSGNTLDHLQTGAGGRINEADQSNKKHPADFMLWKADGSHIMKWDSPWGTGYPGWHIECSCMARKRLERDVIDIHTGGEDLIFPHHECEIAQSRGATGADTFAKFWMHARFLLVEGEKMSKSKGNFWTVRDVLEGRATGVKVHPAVLRLELIKSHYRANMNFTKKGLQDSANVVKRLTDFRAKLEAAADGATAEVDLSHPILKQFGDAIGDDLNFSKALAVVVPWASTTPDNPAEALAVLDRINGVLAIAPLGDAASSGAGDGDLDIPAMCKAIDDARAAKDWGTSDELRKQLDELGYDVKNSPEGTVAEKRLA, encoded by the coding sequence ATGGCCATTCAGTTCTACAACACTCTGACCAACACCACAGAACAGTTCACGCCTGTCGAAGCGGACTGTGTTCGCATGTATAGCTGCGGGCCAACGGTGTACGACTTTGCTCATATTGGCAATTTCCGCTCGTTTTTGTTCGCGGACGTGATCCGCCGCACGCTGGAATTCTTTGGGCACGACGTGCACCACGTGATGAACATCACCGATGTCGGCCACATGACAGACGACGCCAATGCCGACGGTGCCGGTGAAGACAAGATGGCGACGGCCGCTCAGCGAGTAAAAGAGGACAAGAAGTCGGGCAAGGTGCCGGAAGGGGCCGTCGAAAACCCCGAAGACCCGTTTCAAATTGCCGACTACTACACCAAAGCGTTTCTGGAGGACGCTCAAACACTGGGCGTGAAGGTTGCCTTCGAGCCGGATAACATCCTGAAGGCCACCGACAACATCGATACGATGCAGGAAATGATCACTCAGTTGATCGATTCCGGGCACGCGTATGTGGGTCCGGACGGCGTTGTTTATTACAGCGTCGAAAGCTTCCCGGACTACGGTAAACTCAGCGGCAACACGCTGGATCACCTGCAAACCGGTGCGGGCGGACGCATTAACGAAGCGGACCAGTCGAACAAAAAACACCCAGCCGACTTTATGTTGTGGAAGGCCGATGGCAGTCACATTATGAAGTGGGACTCGCCATGGGGCACCGGCTATCCCGGCTGGCATATTGAATGTTCCTGCATGGCTCGCAAGCGGTTGGAACGAGACGTCATCGACATTCACACCGGCGGCGAAGATCTGATTTTCCCGCACCATGAATGCGAGATCGCTCAGTCGCGAGGCGCGACCGGGGCGGACACCTTCGCGAAGTTTTGGATGCACGCTCGCTTTCTATTGGTGGAAGGCGAAAAGATGTCCAAAAGCAAAGGCAACTTCTGGACGGTCCGCGACGTGCTGGAAGGTCGGGCAACGGGCGTGAAGGTGCATCCGGCGGTGCTGCGACTGGAATTGATTAAGTCTCATTACCGAGCCAACATGAACTTCACCAAGAAGGGCCTGCAGGATTCGGCCAACGTCGTGAAGCGGCTGACCGACTTCCGCGCGAAACTGGAAGCGGCGGCTGACGGAGCGACGGCGGAAGTCGACCTCAGTCACCCGATTCTGAAACAGTTTGGCGACGCCATCGGTGACGACCTGAACTTCAGCAAAGCCCTGGCCGTGGTCGTGCCGTGGGCTTCGACGACGCCAGACAACCCGGCCGAAGCATTGGCGGTCCTGGACAGAATCAACGGCGTGCTGGCAATCGCTCCACTGGGCGACGCTGCCAGTTCCGGCGCGGGAGACGGCGATCTGGATATCCCGGCGATGTGCAAAGCGATCGACGACGCGCGAGCTGCCAAAGACTGGGGCACATCGGACGAGCTTCGCAAGCAACTGGACGAACTCGGTTATGATGTGAAGAACAGCCCCGAGGGTACGGTCGCCGAGAAACGCCTGGCGTGA